The following coding sequences lie in one Takifugu flavidus isolate HTHZ2018 chromosome 4, ASM371156v2, whole genome shotgun sequence genomic window:
- the zgc:109965 gene encoding nicalin-1-like isoform X1: MLLRDVNISAAVLLLWVQALHGSALPAVSSYEFTAYRMQQYNLAQQKHGCRGAIVVAEARSADEPSLTRRCVIMKVPDFTTEKYLQAQKQHAAAVLILLPRNISSVPFDTIKNFMRSERDALLKETLMPVYVVPEDEQMLYMYEEVKQAAAMHASSIFIRVLRSMVTATAFQILVSNNAPIKAVTDNAVVTLEGVLPGIGEDAPTIVLTAHYDSFGLVPWLSYGADSNGSGVTILLELARLFQKLYSSPHTRPPFHLMFSLTGGGKYNFLGTKRWIEENLDHAESSLLQDNVAFVLCLDTLANSDELYMHVSRPPKPDTPMQAFIHLLEEVVSSRFPWVKVGLIHKKINLVDSSVAWEHERYSLRKIPGFTLSRLEDPRSELRGSILDTLSQVDLRKLKRNGMIVAEALARYMYNLSDKGSPKDVQVFKGQMEFHDGRLSSLMSVLTSVPRASQLLDREPSHVLLVNSLEHEFKRYLQQVCRHTFQQDKRDPDITFFDQMNQPIVMYRVKPAAFDLFLGGCIAAYLGIVYYAIQNFGDLYTKLKAAVKSKHQ, translated from the exons GTTGTCGGGGCGCCATCGTGGTGGCGGAGGCACGATCTGCCGATGAGCCGTCGCTGACCCGCCGCTGTGTCATCATGAAGGTGCCCGACTTCACCACAGAGAAATACCTCCAGGCCCAGAAGCAACACGCGGCCGCCGTACTGATCTTACTGCCTCGGAACATCTCCAGCGTCCCCTTTGACACCATCAAG AACTTCATGCGAAGCGAGCGTGACGCCTTGCTGAAGGAAACCCTCATGCCTGTGTATGTCGTACCTGAGGACGAACAGATGCTCTACATGTACGAGGAGGTCAAACAAGCCGCCGCCATGCACGCCTCATCCATATTCATCAGAG TTCTTCGGAGCATGGTCACCGCAACAGCTTTTCAGATCCTAGTGAGCAATAACGCGCCGATAAAGGCCGTCACCGACAATGCTGTGGTTACTCTGGAG GGAGTGCTGCCCGGGATTGGAGAAGATGCTCCCACCATCGTCCTCACTGCTCACTATGATTCATTCGGGCTGGTGCCG TGGTTGTCCTATGGAGCGGATTCTAATGGAAGCGGAGTCACCATCCTGCTAGAGTTGGCTCGCCTCTTCCAGAAGCTCTACAGCAGCCCACACACCAGACCACC GTTTCATTTGATGTTCTCCCTAACCGGAGGTGGAAAATACAATTTTCTTGGCACAAAGAGATGGATTGAAGAGAATCTGGACCATGCTG AATCCAGTCTGCTCCAGGACAATGTGGCGTTTGTTCTTTGTTTGGACACACTAGCAAACAGTGATGAACTCTACATGCACGTTTCCCGCCCTCCTAAACCAGACACTCCCATGCAGGCTTTCAtccacctgctggaggag GTGGTCTCCTCTAGATTCCCGTGGGTGAAGGTGGGATTAATCCATAAGAAGATCAATCTTGTGGACTCCTCAGTAGCCTGGGAGCACGAGCGCTACAGCCTGCGCAAGATACCAGGATTTACCCTCTCTCGTCTGGAAGACCCCAGATCTGAACTCCGTGGCTCCATACTGGACACCCT ATCTCAAGTGGACCTGAGGAAGCTAAAGAGAAATGGAATGATTGTAGCAGAAGCACTGGCACGTTATATGTATAATCTCTCTGATAAG GGCTCCCCTAAAGATGTGCAGGTTTTCAAGGGCCAGATG GAGTTTCACGATGGCCGCTTGTCCAGCCTGATGTCCGTCCTGACGTCTGTCCCTCGGGCCTCCCAGCTGCTGGATCGGGAGCCCAGCCACGTTCTGCTGGTCAACTCACTGGAGCACGAATTCAAACGCTACCTGCAGCAAGTTTGTAGACACACTTTTCAGCAAGACAAGAG agACCCTGACATCACCTTTTTCGATCAAATGAACCAGCCAATAGTGATGTATAG AGTGAAACCTGCAGCCTTTGATCTCTTTCTTGGTGGCTGTATCGCAGCTTATTTGGGGATCGTTTACTACGCCATTCAG AATTTTGGCGATCTTTACACAAAGCTCAAAGCGGCGGTGAAATCCAAACACCAGTGA
- the zgc:109965 gene encoding nicalin-1-like isoform X2, with protein sequence MLLRDVNISAAVLLLWVQALHGSALPAVSSYEFTAYRMQQYNLAQQKHGCRGAIVVAEARSADEPSLTRRCVIMKVPDFTTEKYLQAQKQHAAAVLILLPRNISSVPFDTIKNFMRSERDALLKETLMPVYVVPEDEQMLYMYEEVKQAAAMHASSIFIRVLRSMVTATAFQILVSNNAPIKAVTDNAVVTLEGVLPGIGEDAPTIVLTAHYDSFGLVPWLSYGADSNGSGVTILLELARLFQKLYSSPHTRPPFHLMFSLTGGGKYNFLGTKRWIEENLDHAESSLLQDNVAFVLCLDTLANSDELYMHVSRPPKPDTPMQAFIHLLEEVVSSRFPWVKVGLIHKKINLVDSSVAWEHERYSLRKIPGFTLSRLEDPRSELRGSILDTLSQVDLRKLKRNGMIVAEALGSPKDVQVFKGQMEFHDGRLSSLMSVLTSVPRASQLLDREPSHVLLVNSLEHEFKRYLQQVCRHTFQQDKRDPDITFFDQMNQPIVMYRVKPAAFDLFLGGCIAAYLGIVYYAIQNFGDLYTKLKAAVKSKHQ encoded by the exons GTTGTCGGGGCGCCATCGTGGTGGCGGAGGCACGATCTGCCGATGAGCCGTCGCTGACCCGCCGCTGTGTCATCATGAAGGTGCCCGACTTCACCACAGAGAAATACCTCCAGGCCCAGAAGCAACACGCGGCCGCCGTACTGATCTTACTGCCTCGGAACATCTCCAGCGTCCCCTTTGACACCATCAAG AACTTCATGCGAAGCGAGCGTGACGCCTTGCTGAAGGAAACCCTCATGCCTGTGTATGTCGTACCTGAGGACGAACAGATGCTCTACATGTACGAGGAGGTCAAACAAGCCGCCGCCATGCACGCCTCATCCATATTCATCAGAG TTCTTCGGAGCATGGTCACCGCAACAGCTTTTCAGATCCTAGTGAGCAATAACGCGCCGATAAAGGCCGTCACCGACAATGCTGTGGTTACTCTGGAG GGAGTGCTGCCCGGGATTGGAGAAGATGCTCCCACCATCGTCCTCACTGCTCACTATGATTCATTCGGGCTGGTGCCG TGGTTGTCCTATGGAGCGGATTCTAATGGAAGCGGAGTCACCATCCTGCTAGAGTTGGCTCGCCTCTTCCAGAAGCTCTACAGCAGCCCACACACCAGACCACC GTTTCATTTGATGTTCTCCCTAACCGGAGGTGGAAAATACAATTTTCTTGGCACAAAGAGATGGATTGAAGAGAATCTGGACCATGCTG AATCCAGTCTGCTCCAGGACAATGTGGCGTTTGTTCTTTGTTTGGACACACTAGCAAACAGTGATGAACTCTACATGCACGTTTCCCGCCCTCCTAAACCAGACACTCCCATGCAGGCTTTCAtccacctgctggaggag GTGGTCTCCTCTAGATTCCCGTGGGTGAAGGTGGGATTAATCCATAAGAAGATCAATCTTGTGGACTCCTCAGTAGCCTGGGAGCACGAGCGCTACAGCCTGCGCAAGATACCAGGATTTACCCTCTCTCGTCTGGAAGACCCCAGATCTGAACTCCGTGGCTCCATACTGGACACCCT ATCTCAAGTGGACCTGAGGAAGCTAAAGAGAAATGGAATGATTGTAGCAGAAGCACTG GGCTCCCCTAAAGATGTGCAGGTTTTCAAGGGCCAGATG GAGTTTCACGATGGCCGCTTGTCCAGCCTGATGTCCGTCCTGACGTCTGTCCCTCGGGCCTCCCAGCTGCTGGATCGGGAGCCCAGCCACGTTCTGCTGGTCAACTCACTGGAGCACGAATTCAAACGCTACCTGCAGCAAGTTTGTAGACACACTTTTCAGCAAGACAAGAG agACCCTGACATCACCTTTTTCGATCAAATGAACCAGCCAATAGTGATGTATAG AGTGAAACCTGCAGCCTTTGATCTCTTTCTTGGTGGCTGTATCGCAGCTTATTTGGGGATCGTTTACTACGCCATTCAG AATTTTGGCGATCTTTACACAAAGCTCAAAGCGGCGGTGAAATCCAAACACCAGTGA
- the LOC130524288 gene encoding uncharacterized protein LOC130524288 isoform X2 — protein MFVTFRPTGGKQLALRENGSAALCYYVQRAVCLSRQSEARRTSTHLGPPQEQPPASAGLSVSQESPGYIQSTPGSTSAAAPCRHRPSFLPPSQTFIIPRSSYDLPWPPPEGREHRSHAPAAQLKPRPQSSSLPPAPRNLPQIQFQRFGSKSRLDYSTCHSCFHVVKPFQAGHYIIHPEFVSEVLR, from the exons ATGTTCGTGACGTTCAGACCCACCGGAGGGAAACAGCTGGCGTTAAGAGAAAATGGCTCCGCAGCTCTATGTTACTATGTACAAAGAGCAGTTTGCCTCTCCAGGCAGAGTGAAGCGAGAAGAACTTCGACCCACCTCGGCCCACCGCAGGAACAACCCCCAGCCTCGGCCG GACTTTCTGTTTCCCAGGAGTCTCCAGGCTATATACAGTCAACACCGGGCAGTACCTCAGCAGCTGCCCCCTGTCGACACAGACCGTCCTTTCTTCCCCCCAGTCAAACATTTATCATTCCAAGGTCCAGTTACGACTTGCCCTGGCCGCCACCTGAAGGCCGTGAACACAG GAGCCACGCGCCGGCAGCTCAGCTGAAACCAAGACCCCAAAGCAGCAGCCTTCCACCGGCTCCACGTAACTTACCACAAATACAGTTTCAGAGGTTTGGTTCCAAAAGCCGCCTGGATTACAG CACATGCCACAGCTGCTTCCACGTGGTGAAGCCTTTCCAGGCGGGACACTACATCATACATCCAGAGTTCGTTTCGGAGGTCCTTCGTTAG
- the LOC130524288 gene encoding uncharacterized protein LOC130524288 isoform X1 has translation MAPQLYVTMYKEQFASPGRVKREELRPTSAHRRNNPQPRPDFLFPRSLQAIYSQHRAVPQQLPPVDTDRPFFPPVKHLSFQGPVTTCPGRHLKAVNTGKPVRMPSVNLSMLQALPSVGGVQKLQLTDPAGLKLQEGLRSPSRSHAPAAQLKPRPQSSSLPPAPRNLPQIQFQRFGSKSRLDYSTCHSCFHVVKPFQAGHYIIHPEFVSEVLR, from the exons ATGGCTCCGCAGCTCTATGTTACTATGTACAAAGAGCAGTTTGCCTCTCCAGGCAGAGTGAAGCGAGAAGAACTTCGACCCACCTCGGCCCACCGCAGGAACAACCCCCAGCCTCGGCCG GACTTTCTGTTTCCCAGGAGTCTCCAGGCTATATACAGTCAACACCGGGCAGTACCTCAGCAGCTGCCCCCTGTCGACACAGACCGTCCTTTCTTCCCCCCAGTCAAACATTTATCATTCCAAGGTCCAGTTACGACTTGCCCTGGCCGCCACCTGAAGGCCGTGAACACAGGTAAACCTGTGAGGATGCCCTCAGTAAACCTGTCCATGCTACAAGCTCTGCCCTCTGTTGGTGGCGTGCAGAAGCTACAGCTGACCGACCCCGCAGGCCTCAAGCTCCAGGAGGGCCTGAGGAGCCCATCACG GAGCCACGCGCCGGCAGCTCAGCTGAAACCAAGACCCCAAAGCAGCAGCCTTCCACCGGCTCCACGTAACTTACCACAAATACAGTTTCAGAGGTTTGGTTCCAAAAGCCGCCTGGATTACAG CACATGCCACAGCTGCTTCCACGTGGTGAAGCCTTTCCAGGCGGGACACTACATCATACATCCAGAGTTCGTTTCGGAGGTCCTTCGTTAG
- the myorg gene encoding myogenesis-regulating glycosidase has protein sequence MYQVVPGGAGGTITDVIPKQKHSRDTRPLVGAGVIGLVLVIAAVTAWCYYIASLRKAELLKTQLLDLNKDGYIIRNQGGSIVFRMDFRSGTLDLDSCSKEGEILSCSSTTDRKLNFFIETVRPKDTVQCYRVRWEELVPHIPVEHAMTYKFAHWYGGAVSAIQHWPISISGQEAPKPFVTSDIYLNRNEFGGILESYWLSSNATAIKINNSVPFHLGWNDTERTMSFQARYGDSPFKPNPGEAPCAELSYRVCVGLDVTSIHKYMVRRYFNKPNKVPAKAMFSYPIWSTWALHKTDVDQEKFLEYAANIRKYNFTFSHLELDNRYTRRYGDFEFDQTKFPNATAMFHKLKSDGFLVSLWIHPFVNYDSENFHSCVEKSLFVREPTGRLPALVRWWNGIGGILDFTNPEARDWFSSQLRSLRSRYGVSSFKFDAGETNYLPWKFSTRTPIRDPSFFTRRYTEMAIPYNDRAELRSGYQSQNISCFFRPIDRDSVWGYELGLKSLIPTVLTISILGYQFILPDMIGGNAYLNHTDGNRALPDRELYIRWLELSAFMPSMQFSIPPWEYDSEVVEIARKYIALHESIVAPRVLELAGEVVDTGDPIIRPLWWIATGDETAYKIDSQFLIGDDLMVAPVLEPGKQERDIYLPAGRWRSYKGERYEIKEPLHLTDYPVDLDEIAYFVWV, from the exons ATGTACCAGGTTGTACCAGGGGGAGCCGGAGGCACAATTACAGATGTTATCCCCAAGCAGAAGCACAGCAGAGACACTCGACCCTTAGTCGGAGCCGGAGTCATTGGCCTGGTTCTGGTGATTGCAGCCGTGACGGCGTGGTGTTATTACATAGCCTCTCTACGCAAAGCTGAGCTGCTTAAGACTCAGCTGCTGGACCTGAATAAAGATGGCTACATTATCCGCAACCAGGGAGGATCTATTGTTTTCAGAATGGATTtcag GTCGGGCACGTTGGACTTGGATTCGTGCTCCAAAGAAGGGGAgattctgagctgcagctccacaactGACAGAAAGCTGAACTTCTTCATTGAGACGGTGCGACCCAAGGACACTGTGCAATGCTACCGTGTGCGTTGGGAGGAACTAGTTCCTCACATTCCCGTCGAGCACGCTATGACGTACAAATTTGCCCACTGGTATGGCGGTGCAGTGTCGGCCATTCAGCATTGGCCTATCTCGATTTCCGGCCAGGAGGCTCCCAAACCCTTCGTCACCAGCGACATCTACTTGAACCGCAATGAATTTGGCGGCATTTTGGAGAGCTACTGGCTCTCGTCCAACGCGACAGCCATCAAGATAAACAATTCTGTGCCCTTCCACCTGGGATGGAACGACACAGAGAGGACCATGTCCTTCCAGGCTCGATACGGGGACAGTCCTTTCAAGCCAAACCCCGGAGAGGCCCCCTGTGCTGAACTTAGttacagggtgtgtgtgggctTGGATGTGACGTCCATACACAAGTACATGGTCCGCAGGTACTTCAATAAACCAAACAAGGTTCCTGCCAAAGCCATGTTTAGCTATCCTATATGGTCAACTTGGGCGCTACATAAGACCGACGTTGACCAAGAGAAATTCTTGGAGTACGCCGCCAACATCCGCAAGTACAACTTCACCTTCAGCCACCTGGAGCTCGATAACCGCTACACCAGGCGCTATGGCGATTTTGAGTTTGACCAGACGAAGTTTCCCAATGCCACTGCCATGTTCCATAAGCTCAAATCGGATGGATTCTTGGTCTCGCTCTGGATTCACCCGTTTGTCAATTACGACTCGGAAAACTTCCACAGCTGTGTGGAAAAAAGCCTGTTTGTGCGGGAGCCGACCGGCCGGCTGCCCGCTCTGGTGCGCTGGTGGAACGGCATCGGAGGAATTTTGGACTTCACCAACCCAGAAGCCCGCGACTGGTTTTCCTCCCAGCTGCGATCGCTGCGGTCCAGATACGGGGTGTCATCTTTTAAATTCGACGCGGGTGAGACAAACTATCTGCCTTGGAAGTTTAGCACCAGAACTCCCATCCGAGACCCGAGTTTTTTCACCCGACGCTACACGGAAATGGCTATTCCTTATAACGACAGAGCTGAGCTGCGCAGCGGCTACCAGTCCCAGAACATATCCTGCTTCTTCAGACCAATTGACAGGGACTCTGTGTGGGGCTACGAGCTGGGTCTCAAATCTCTAATCCCCACGGTGCTCACTATCAGCATTCTGGGCTATCAGTTTATTCTACCAGACATGATTGGAGGCAATGCCTATCTGAACCACACTGATGGAAATCGTGCATTACCTGATCGAGAACTCTATATCCGCTGGCTGGAGCTGTCGGCCTTCATGCCCTCCATGCAGTTTTCTATTCCGCCATGGGAATACGACAGCGAGGTGGTTGAAATTGCTCGCAAATACATCGCCCTCCACGAGAGTATTGTTGCACCACGGGTCCTGGAGCTGGCTGGCGAGGTGGTGGACACTGGGGATCCAATCATAAGGCCTTTGTGGTGGATTGCCACAGGTGATGAGACAGCCTATAAAATCGACTCCCAGTTCCTGATTGGGGATGACCTCATGGTAGCCCCTGTTTTAGAGCCTGGAAAGCAAGAGCGTGACATTTACCTCCCCGCTGGCCGCTGGAGAAGCTATAAAGGGGAGAGATACGAAATCAAGGAGCCGCTGCACCTCACGGACTATCCTGTCGATTTGGATGAAATTGCTTACTTTGTTTGGGTGTAG